Genomic DNA from Salinibacter pepae:
GCGAGAAGCGCGCCGAGATGATCATCGGCGTCGACAGCATGGCGCTCCGTCCCGTCCCCGACCGCTTTGCGTTCAACGTGACGGTGCGCCACGACCGCGTCTTCCTCGACACGTCGCCCACCGAGGCGCGCCGCATTCTGTCAGAGGGGGCGACGCTGGAGGGGCTCGTCGTCGAACGCATGGGCTTCGCGTCGGACGCCGAGCAGCGCCGGTCCAGCACAGGAGACCGAGAGGCCCGCGAACGGCCGCCGGAGCCGTCCCGATCGCCGAGCCTCTACAGGCCTCGGTCGCGCATCTCCCTCGGCTGGCGGGTGGCGCCGCGCCCGTACTACGTCGGGGGGCAGGACGAGGACGACGCCCGCACCCGACGCCCCCGAGGGGAAACGGTGGGCCGCTCGGCGGCGGACACGGAGCGGTCGGAGAGGACGGGCCGAGACGAACAACCAGAGGGGGAACGGGGCGCCAGGGATGATTCCGGGGAGGAGGGCGAGGACGACGAGGCAGACACGGAGGGCCGCTCCCGCGTTGAGGAGATGCTCTCGGACGAGGACGACGAGGAAGACGACGACGAGGAGGAGACCGACCTTGGCATTCCCGCGCTCGGGGCGGCGGCCGCCGTAGGCATTGTCGCGTTTGCGGGGGGCACGGCCGGCCTGTACGGGCGGGGCGACACCCCCATCGGATTGGCCTCCGGCTACACGCATCCACGGGGCGGCGTCCAGCTTCAGGCAGCCGTCAACAGTGCCGTCCTGGAGGACGGCCCCGATCAGGAACTCAGCGTCCGCGCCCTTGGCTTCTACGACGTGTTCGACTCGCGCGTCCAGCCGGCCTTCGGGCTCGGGGTGCACATCGACCCGCAAGCGGGGCGCGACTGGGATCCGGTCGTCTCGGCCGGGGTCGTGGGCAACCTCGGACGGGTCGTGCTCTACGGCGGGCTCGATGTGGTGCAGGGGGCGCCCGAGATTGGCATTGCGTACAACTTCCGGTACGGCGGCGGGGACGAATGAGCGCCCGTGGCGGGACAGAGGGGATGCCCCTGTCTATGACGCCCCTGTCTACTAGGAGGGAGCCGGGTCAAAGACCGGGGGGCGACCCCCGTGCGTCCTGTCCACGCGGAGCGGCGCCGAACAGGAATCCCCCAGCGTGATCAATAACAGTAATAGAAAGCGGTCCCCTGGTACGAGGGCGCCGACGTCGGTCCGTGGCCGAAGACCGTCTCGGCCTGCCCCGGGCAGGTCAGCGTCCGCATTTCATCGAGCTGGGGGATGTCTCTAGTGGCGAGGGCTCGGTCGAACGCCTGATTGAAGCCACCTGGTTGGGAAGCAGCGACCGAAAGCCCCCAGATCCGGACAACCACGGCAGGGGGCCGCTTTCGTCCGTCCCTTGGTGCGAGGGTGTGGTCGAGGGAGCACCGCCCCCATTTCTACGACCGTCAGATCACCACCCGCTCCGGACGAGAATTTCTCGTATGTGGAGCCGGTTCGAAGAGGAGACCCAGGCTCCGTGAGATTCTGTGGCGGCGTGAGGCCAGACGCACACGGATCGAGGAATTCACAAAGCCACGTTCCCGCACGACCTTCCCGCATCGGCGCTGAAGAAGGGTTTTCGCAGTGAAACAATAACAGTAATAAGCAGCGGTCATTTGATACTTTGGCGCCAGAAACCTACCGTACAAGACACGCTTAGTGAGCACGTGCTCTCCGGGGTCGTGCTGTCGTGGCACGGCGGTAGGAACGCGCCGATGGGCGCTCCTGCGTCACGGGGAAAGTCCGGTGGAAGGCCGGCGCTGCCGCGCAACGGTTCCAGCCCGAATGCCCGCTCGGAGAGCGATCACGTCCCTTGCCGGCCGCCCGGTCGGAGAGGGAAGCCCTGCGCGTCTCAAGGGCATGTGGTCCGCGGCGTACGAGTTGATTGACGGCATTGGCCGGACCGTTCCGGGCAGTTCGCTCCTGCTGCCGGGGGCAGTCCTGTATTGCATCGCCTCTCTCAGCGCGCCCTGACCTCCGCGACGCGCGCCAACCGTCCGAGGTCCTTTTTCTACTAATCGAGCGCTCAGCTATGTCCCAAAATCCTTCTTCTCCAGACTCCGCAGCGGCCGATGTGACCGCCCCGGCCGAATCGACCAACGGGCACGCCTCCAACGGCCACCGCGTCAACACCCGGTCGGGACGAAACGGGTCGCGCCAGTACCAGCTGTCCAACAGCGACCTTATCACGGACGACCGGACGAACGACGACATCTTCGAGACCGAGATCTCCGAAGAGGTCTACGGACAAAACTACCAGTACGGCACTGACGACCGGGTGCCGGACACCTGGTACCGCAACGCGCGGGCCATGGCCCAGGTCGAAGACGACACCGACGTGTGGACCCAGCGCTTCTATCAGCTTCTGAGCGGGAAAGGCCTGGGCACCGGCCCCTTCCCCTTCACCCCCGGCGGCCGCATCTTCGCCAACGCGGGCACCGGCCTCGGCAAGGCCACGCTCATCAACTGTTTCGTATCGGGGTTCCAGGGCCACGACCAGGACTCGATGGACGAGATCCAGGCGGAGCTGACCCGCCAGGCCAAGATTCTGGCCTCGGAGGGGGGCTACGGGTTCTGCGCCCACATCATGCGGCCCCGCGGGGCGCGCATCGGGGGCGTCGGATCGATGACGCCCGGCGCGGTGCAGATGCTCGACGTCTGGAATAAGCAGGCCGCCACCATCGTCGCCGGCTCCGGCATGAAGTCCGACCGCGACGACGTGAAGGACAAGATCCGGAAGGGCGCCCAGATGGTGACCATGGGCATCTGGCACCCCGACATCATCGAGTTCATCGAGGCGAAGCAGGAGCCCGGGCGCCTCCACAAGTTCAACATGTCGGTCCTCATCACCGACGCGTTCATGGAGGCGGTCAAGAACGACGACACGTGGGCGCTCCGCTTCCCGGACTACGAGAACGAGAAGGAGTTCTACAAGCAGCACTGGGACGGCAACCTGAAGGCCTACCAGGAGAAGGGCGGCACGGTGAAGACGTGGAAGGACCCGGCCACCGGAGAGCCCGCCGTCTACGAGGCGCGGGAGATCTGGAATCGGATCATGGATTCCACCTACAACCGCAACGAGCCCGGTGTCATCTTCGTCGACACCATCAACAAGGAGAACAACCTGGGCTACGTCGAGCACATCAACGCCACCAACCCGTGTGGCGAGCAGGTCCTCCCCGTCGGCGGCGTGTGCTTGCTGGGCAACCTCAACGTGACGCAGCTCGTGGACCGGGAGGCGGGCACGATCGACTACGACCTGGTCGACGACCTCGTCCCGCGTGCGGTGCGCTTCCTCGACAACGTCAACGACCTCAGCTACGTCCCGCTGGAGGAGCAGCAGCGCAACCTGCAGGAGAAGCGCCGCATCGGCCTCGGCCACTACGGCGACGGCTCGGCCCTCATGATGATGAAGACCCGCTACGGCTCCGAGGAGGGCGCCCGCGTGATGCGCGAGTTCCAGGAGCACCTCGCCAACCGGGCCTACCAGGCCAGCGCGCGCCTCGCCGAGGAGAAGGGCGCGTTCCCGCTCTTCGACAAGGACGAGTACCTGTCGAGTCCCTTCGTCCAGCGCCTCTCGGACAAGACGAAGGAGATGATTGGCGACCTGGGGCTCCGCAACAGCCACCTGCTTAGCATCCAGCCGACGGGCAACACCTCCACGTTGGGCAACGCGCCGTCGAGCGGCATCGAGCCGGTGTTCATGCACAGCTACATCCGGACGTCCGAGCAGCCGGCGCTGCCCGACGGCATCACCCGCCCGCCGATGTCCCCGAACGCCTACGAGGTGGGGCAGGACATCGACGCCGACGGCACGGCCTGGACCGCCGAGGAGCAGGGCGACGAGACGGTGCTCCGCTGCCAGGAAGAGGGCCACACCCACTGGCAGATTCACCCGACCCGCGACATCTGCAAGGACCAGGAGGTGAAGGACTACGCGGTGCGCCACATGGAGACGGACGGCACCTGGGACCCGGACGCCGACTGGGCCGTCACGACCCGCGACCTGGACGTGGACGACCACCTCACCCAGATGAAGGCCCTGGCGCCGTTCGTGGACTCCTCGATGTCCAAGACGGTGAACGTTCCCAACGACTACCCCTTCGAGGACTTCAAGGAGCTCTACAAGAAGGCCCACGACACGGGCGTCATCAAGGGCGTGACCACGTACCGGGCCGGCACCATGAGTGCCGTGCTTTCCGGCGACGACGGGGACGACGACCGGACCGTGCCCCGCACCGAGGCGCCCGACCGCCCGGAGACCCTGCCGTGCGCCATCCACCGCGTGCGGTACCAGGGCGACCACTGGACCATCCTGGTCGGCTTTCTGGAGGACCACCCCTACGAGGTCTTCGCGTTCAAGTCGGAAGGGGAGGCCCCGCTCTTCGGCGACGACAGCGAGCGTGTCGACGAGGGCTACATCCGGAAGAACGAGAGCCGCCACTACTCGCTTCTGGGCCCGGACGGCACGGTCGTGATCGGCGACATCACCAGTCACATGC
This window encodes:
- a CDS encoding adenosylcobalamin-dependent ribonucleoside-diphosphate reductase; its protein translation is MSQNPSSPDSAAADVTAPAESTNGHASNGHRVNTRSGRNGSRQYQLSNSDLITDDRTNDDIFETEISEEVYGQNYQYGTDDRVPDTWYRNARAMAQVEDDTDVWTQRFYQLLSGKGLGTGPFPFTPGGRIFANAGTGLGKATLINCFVSGFQGHDQDSMDEIQAELTRQAKILASEGGYGFCAHIMRPRGARIGGVGSMTPGAVQMLDVWNKQAATIVAGSGMKSDRDDVKDKIRKGAQMVTMGIWHPDIIEFIEAKQEPGRLHKFNMSVLITDAFMEAVKNDDTWALRFPDYENEKEFYKQHWDGNLKAYQEKGGTVKTWKDPATGEPAVYEAREIWNRIMDSTYNRNEPGVIFVDTINKENNLGYVEHINATNPCGEQVLPVGGVCLLGNLNVTQLVDREAGTIDYDLVDDLVPRAVRFLDNVNDLSYVPLEEQQRNLQEKRRIGLGHYGDGSALMMMKTRYGSEEGARVMREFQEHLANRAYQASARLAEEKGAFPLFDKDEYLSSPFVQRLSDKTKEMIGDLGLRNSHLLSIQPTGNTSTLGNAPSSGIEPVFMHSYIRTSEQPALPDGITRPPMSPNAYEVGQDIDADGTAWTAEEQGDETVLRCQEEGHTHWQIHPTRDICKDQEVKDYAVRHMETDGTWDPDADWAVTTRDLDVDDHLTQMKALAPFVDSSMSKTVNVPNDYPFEDFKELYKKAHDTGVIKGVTTYRAGTMSAVLSGDDGDDDRTVPRTEAPDRPETLPCAIHRVRYQGDHWTILVGFLEDHPYEVFAFKSEGEAPLFGDDSERVDEGYIRKNESRHYSLLGPDGTVVIGDITSHMPSDDVRVETRLVSTALRHGSKIDFLVEQLEKAEGSIASFGQSMAKALRAHATDHEVTCDKCGSANVRHVEGCMECADCGHSRCS